A window of Ananas comosus cultivar F153 linkage group 4, ASM154086v1, whole genome shotgun sequence contains these coding sequences:
- the LOC109708516 gene encoding transcription factor bHLH112-like isoform X3, whose product MADDLHTAGICSGRGSWWMNSARSSAGLDGQIAISSTSIADIDARGSTFSWSAGESKSRSCEESTGSASAGSSITFQDTHLNPSMNWNETLLSGGKADTRIQAMHQDDLSKRPYWHDGLLIDSYRAHVGVEESSTNLFKEINHGKNFLLDKHLLNSSNEASASFGSPSRLLQTFITSEANPPLSIYGNPYLHHQSSTATASHESLSELLQPSWTKFSQLVKPSPLKNQLQFSNSTPFWNPSSTAMNEVSSGFYPSVPSQFISQQKPSYSNLIVKEKSLLNSEQVQDSCSSAKKKSSSGDDHQPTFKKPRIETPSPLPTFKVRKEKLGDRITALQQLVSPFGKTDTASVLHEAFEYIKFLHEQVLSTPYMKNEDLTQHQQGLERLNDGEGPKQDLRSRGLCLVPITSTYPVATETVAEFWHPTFGGSFR is encoded by the exons atgGCTGATGATCTCCATACAGCAGGGATATGCAGTGGAAGAGGGAGCTGGTGGATGAACTCAGCGAGGAGCAGCGCCGGACTCGATGGTCAGATTGCGATCTCCTCGACGTCGATAGCCGACATCGATGCAAGAGGGTCGACCTTCAGTTGGTCGGCGGGCGAGAGCAAGTCGCGGTCCTGCGAAGAGTCCACTGGCTCGGCCTCTGCCGGAAGCTCAATAACCTTCCAAGACACCCACTTAAATCCCTCCATGAACTGGAATGAAACCCTACT CAGCGGCGGAAAAGCTGATACAAGAATTCAAGCCATGCACCAAGATGATCTAAGCAAAAGGCCCTATTGGCATGACGGACTGTTGATAGACTCGTATCGAGCTCACGTTGGTGTCGAAGAATCCTCCACAAATTTATTCAAGGAGATTAACCATGGAAAAAATTTCCTCCTGGACAAACATCTGTTGAATTCAAGTAACGAAGCTTCCGCTTCCTTTGGAAGCCCTTCTAGATTGCTCCAAACCTTTATCACTAGCGAGGCGAATCCTCCACTTTCGATTTATGGAAACCCATATCTACATCATCAGAGTTCGACGGCTACGGCTTCTCATGAGAGCTTAAGTGAGCTTTTGCAGCCCTCATGGACAAAATTCTCTCAGTTGGTTAAGCCTTCACCATTAAAGAATCAGTTGCAGTTCTCCAATAGCACTCCCTTTTGGAACCCTTCTTCTACTGCTATGAATGAAGTGAGTTCAGGGTTTTACCCCTCCGTGCCTTCGCAGTTCATCTCACAGCAGAAACCAAGTTACAGCAATCTCATAGTGAAGGAGAAATCTTTG TTAAATTCGGAACAAGTTCAAGACTCATGCTCAtctgcaaaaaagaaaagcagcAGTGGTGATGATCATCAACCCACGTTTAAAAAGCCTCGAATCGAGACCCCGTCGCCATTACCGACCTTTAAA GTGAGGAAAGAGAAATTAGGGGACAGAATCACTGCGCTCCAACAGCTGGTTTCTCCTTTTGGAAAG ACTGATACAGCATCAGTTCTTCATGAAGCCTTTGAGTATATTAAGTTCCTTCATGAACAA GTTTTGAGCACACCATATATGAAAAATGAGGATCTCACGCAGCACCAGCAG GGTTTGGAGAGGTTGAACGATGGCGAGGGACCGAAACAAGACCTTAGAAGCCGAGGTTTGTGTTTGGTTCCGATTACGAGCACTTATCCGGTCGCTACCGAGACTGTCGCAGAATTCTGGCACCCTACCTTTGGAGGAAGCTTCAGGTAG
- the LOC109708516 gene encoding transcription factor bHLH112-like isoform X2: protein MADDLHTAGICSGRGSWWMNSARSSAGLDGQIAISSTSIADIDARGSTFSWSAGESKSRSCEESTGSASAGSSITFQDTHLNPSMNWNETLLGGKADTRIQAMHQDDLSKRPYWHDGLLIDSYRAHVGVEESSTNLFKEINHGKNFLLDKHLLNSSNEASASFGSPSRLLQTFITSEANPPLSIYGNPYLHHQSSTATASHESLSELLQPSWTKFSQLVKPSPLKNQLQFSNSTPFWNPSSTAMNEVSSGFYPSVPSQFISQQKPSYSNLIVKEKSLLNSEQVQDSCSSAKKKSSSGDDHQPTFKKPRIETPSPLPTFKVRKEKLGDRITALQQLVSPFGKTDTASVLHEAFEYIKFLHEQVSVLSTPYMKNEDLTQHQQGLERLNDGEGPKQDLRSRGLCLVPITSTYPVATETVAEFWHPTFGGSFR, encoded by the exons atgGCTGATGATCTCCATACAGCAGGGATATGCAGTGGAAGAGGGAGCTGGTGGATGAACTCAGCGAGGAGCAGCGCCGGACTCGATGGTCAGATTGCGATCTCCTCGACGTCGATAGCCGACATCGATGCAAGAGGGTCGACCTTCAGTTGGTCGGCGGGCGAGAGCAAGTCGCGGTCCTGCGAAGAGTCCACTGGCTCGGCCTCTGCCGGAAGCTCAATAACCTTCCAAGACACCCACTTAAATCCCTCCATGAACTGGAATGAAACCCTACT CGGCGGAAAAGCTGATACAAGAATTCAAGCCATGCACCAAGATGATCTAAGCAAAAGGCCCTATTGGCATGACGGACTGTTGATAGACTCGTATCGAGCTCACGTTGGTGTCGAAGAATCCTCCACAAATTTATTCAAGGAGATTAACCATGGAAAAAATTTCCTCCTGGACAAACATCTGTTGAATTCAAGTAACGAAGCTTCCGCTTCCTTTGGAAGCCCTTCTAGATTGCTCCAAACCTTTATCACTAGCGAGGCGAATCCTCCACTTTCGATTTATGGAAACCCATATCTACATCATCAGAGTTCGACGGCTACGGCTTCTCATGAGAGCTTAAGTGAGCTTTTGCAGCCCTCATGGACAAAATTCTCTCAGTTGGTTAAGCCTTCACCATTAAAGAATCAGTTGCAGTTCTCCAATAGCACTCCCTTTTGGAACCCTTCTTCTACTGCTATGAATGAAGTGAGTTCAGGGTTTTACCCCTCCGTGCCTTCGCAGTTCATCTCACAGCAGAAACCAAGTTACAGCAATCTCATAGTGAAGGAGAAATCTTTG TTAAATTCGGAACAAGTTCAAGACTCATGCTCAtctgcaaaaaagaaaagcagcAGTGGTGATGATCATCAACCCACGTTTAAAAAGCCTCGAATCGAGACCCCGTCGCCATTACCGACCTTTAAA GTGAGGAAAGAGAAATTAGGGGACAGAATCACTGCGCTCCAACAGCTGGTTTCTCCTTTTGGAAAG ACTGATACAGCATCAGTTCTTCATGAAGCCTTTGAGTATATTAAGTTCCTTCATGAACAAGTGAGT GTTTTGAGCACACCATATATGAAAAATGAGGATCTCACGCAGCACCAGCAG GGTTTGGAGAGGTTGAACGATGGCGAGGGACCGAAACAAGACCTTAGAAGCCGAGGTTTGTGTTTGGTTCCGATTACGAGCACTTATCCGGTCGCTACCGAGACTGTCGCAGAATTCTGGCACCCTACCTTTGGAGGAAGCTTCAGGTAG
- the LOC109708516 gene encoding transcription factor bHLH112-like isoform X1: MADDLHTAGICSGRGSWWMNSARSSAGLDGQIAISSTSIADIDARGSTFSWSAGESKSRSCEESTGSASAGSSITFQDTHLNPSMNWNETLLSGGKADTRIQAMHQDDLSKRPYWHDGLLIDSYRAHVGVEESSTNLFKEINHGKNFLLDKHLLNSSNEASASFGSPSRLLQTFITSEANPPLSIYGNPYLHHQSSTATASHESLSELLQPSWTKFSQLVKPSPLKNQLQFSNSTPFWNPSSTAMNEVSSGFYPSVPSQFISQQKPSYSNLIVKEKSLLNSEQVQDSCSSAKKKSSSGDDHQPTFKKPRIETPSPLPTFKVRKEKLGDRITALQQLVSPFGKTDTASVLHEAFEYIKFLHEQVSVLSTPYMKNEDLTQHQQGLERLNDGEGPKQDLRSRGLCLVPITSTYPVATETVAEFWHPTFGGSFR; encoded by the exons atgGCTGATGATCTCCATACAGCAGGGATATGCAGTGGAAGAGGGAGCTGGTGGATGAACTCAGCGAGGAGCAGCGCCGGACTCGATGGTCAGATTGCGATCTCCTCGACGTCGATAGCCGACATCGATGCAAGAGGGTCGACCTTCAGTTGGTCGGCGGGCGAGAGCAAGTCGCGGTCCTGCGAAGAGTCCACTGGCTCGGCCTCTGCCGGAAGCTCAATAACCTTCCAAGACACCCACTTAAATCCCTCCATGAACTGGAATGAAACCCTACT CAGCGGCGGAAAAGCTGATACAAGAATTCAAGCCATGCACCAAGATGATCTAAGCAAAAGGCCCTATTGGCATGACGGACTGTTGATAGACTCGTATCGAGCTCACGTTGGTGTCGAAGAATCCTCCACAAATTTATTCAAGGAGATTAACCATGGAAAAAATTTCCTCCTGGACAAACATCTGTTGAATTCAAGTAACGAAGCTTCCGCTTCCTTTGGAAGCCCTTCTAGATTGCTCCAAACCTTTATCACTAGCGAGGCGAATCCTCCACTTTCGATTTATGGAAACCCATATCTACATCATCAGAGTTCGACGGCTACGGCTTCTCATGAGAGCTTAAGTGAGCTTTTGCAGCCCTCATGGACAAAATTCTCTCAGTTGGTTAAGCCTTCACCATTAAAGAATCAGTTGCAGTTCTCCAATAGCACTCCCTTTTGGAACCCTTCTTCTACTGCTATGAATGAAGTGAGTTCAGGGTTTTACCCCTCCGTGCCTTCGCAGTTCATCTCACAGCAGAAACCAAGTTACAGCAATCTCATAGTGAAGGAGAAATCTTTG TTAAATTCGGAACAAGTTCAAGACTCATGCTCAtctgcaaaaaagaaaagcagcAGTGGTGATGATCATCAACCCACGTTTAAAAAGCCTCGAATCGAGACCCCGTCGCCATTACCGACCTTTAAA GTGAGGAAAGAGAAATTAGGGGACAGAATCACTGCGCTCCAACAGCTGGTTTCTCCTTTTGGAAAG ACTGATACAGCATCAGTTCTTCATGAAGCCTTTGAGTATATTAAGTTCCTTCATGAACAAGTGAGT GTTTTGAGCACACCATATATGAAAAATGAGGATCTCACGCAGCACCAGCAG GGTTTGGAGAGGTTGAACGATGGCGAGGGACCGAAACAAGACCTTAGAAGCCGAGGTTTGTGTTTGGTTCCGATTACGAGCACTTATCCGGTCGCTACCGAGACTGTCGCAGAATTCTGGCACCCTACCTTTGGAGGAAGCTTCAGGTAG
- the LOC109709670 gene encoding NAD(P)H dehydrogenase (quinone) FQR1-like produces the protein MATKVYIVYYSMYGHVEKLAEEIKKGASSVVGVEAKLWQVAETLPEEVLTKMGAPAKSDVPIIKPNELVDADGIIFGFPTRFGMMAAQFKAFLDATGGLWRTQQLAGKPAGIFFSTGTQGGGQETTALTAVTQLTHHGMIFVPIGYTFGAGMFEMENVKGGSPYGAGTFAGDGSRLPSELELQQAFHQGQYFATITKKFKGSA, from the exons ATGGCGACCAAAGTCTATATTGT GTACTACTCTATGTATGGGCATGTTGAGAAGCTTGCAGAGGAGATAAAAAAAGGTGCCTCATCCGTCGTAGGAGTAGAAGCTAAACTGTGGCAG GTAGCTGAAACTCTTCCAGAAGAAGTACTTACAAAGATGGGTGCACCCGCAAAGAGTGATGTGCCCATTATTAAACCAAATGAACTTGTGGATGCCGATGGGATTATTTTCGGATTCCCTACTAGGTTTGGGATGATGGCTGCACAGTTCAAAGCATTCCTTGATGCCACCGGAGGGTTGTGGAGAACCCAACAGCTTGCTGGAAAACCTGCAGGGATCTTCTTTAGCACTGGTACACAGGGTGGTGGACAAGAGACCACTGC TTTGACAGCTGTAACTCAGTTGACCCACCATGGAATGATATTTGTGCCGATTGGGTACACTTTTGGGGCTGGAATGTTTGAGATGGAGAACGTGAAGGGCGGCAGCCCCTATGGGGCCGGCACATTCGCAGGAGACGGTTCGAGATTGCCATCCGAACTCGAGCTACAGCAGGCGTTCCATCAGGGCCAGTACTTCGCGACAATCACAAAGAAGTTCAAGGGATCTGCTTGA